AACACTGCGAACGCTTCGTGTCAACACGAACATACAACCGGCACAAGCGAATGAAGACGAGTCACGTACAAGGCCAAGGTAAGCCAGTGTTGCTCGACGCAACTGGAGTAATTTAGCGTCACATtctgcagaaaaaaattgttttaggtCTTGCGATCTGTCTTTGTATCGATTTATGTTTGCCTTTACTACGCTGTAATGCAGATGACAttacatttgtttttttactttataatcCATATTGTGTTTGATTTTGAGTTATCCGCTGTAATTTATAAGTGTTTGGTCTCTTTTTATACATGTTATGTTCTACAGTAGTTATGTATGTCTATTTATCTAGTTTATATGTGATAACttctatgtttttttctttaatacaaTGTTACTAGtttataattatttaagtatttaatttatttgtactGTGAAATTCTGTTGTGGAAACTGCAGATGTCTCTTTACTGACTCTCAAGGAATTGTTAATTACCGGTAATTATTAATGGTCACCCAACTAGTTTAGTTTTATGGTTATTTTGGGTGACCAGTTACTGTTATTTAACATAAATATGTTCAAATAATTGTATTTTAAGAATATTAGTTCAGctcaaataaatgttgttgtcatCTAAGCACTTTATAAGCTCCTAAACTCAGGCCCTTACACTTTTTCCCCAGATAAACTTGGTGGATCATACAGTTTCCATTCAGATTCTAGCGACCTTGAGTTTGATTTCTCTGACAATGAACGGACAGAAGCCTTCAGCGAAATTCAGGATGCTCAAGGTATGAACCTTTCGGCAATGCTGTTAACATGTGGGACATTTTAGGTCATGGAATGCCACCCCTGGTCATTAGTGAATTTCACTGAACTTTACATGTAGTACTCCTGGGGACACCCATGtgtcttttagaaaacagtcctaagaaaatatgagTGCTGACTGATTAAGAATCATGTTTTTATTCAACAATTATCCACCAAAGCTGAGATGAATATTGTCAAATGATCCCTGAGATGAAGTCGAGGGGATTATTTGACAatattcactgagcctgaggcaaataattgttttaatataatttCAGAgctaaacaacaaagaataactGACTAAAATGTCTCTTGTAGTTGATGCATGTGATAGCCCCTGTTACTCTGGAGAAGATGTTAGTGGTGGAGAGCTGTCAAATGCTGAGTCATCTGACAGTTTTGAGGGTCAACATGTAAGCATTAAATtattaccaataataataaacttgccATAtgtgtgctctgattggctgaaacgATGTGCTTTATCAGTGAGCAGATTTACGATTAATTTTTGCAAggtgaatttcaaatttttgcttTAGCTCTTTGACAAATATGACCTATCGAATGTTCCTTGTGACTGCAAAGGAAATGAGCAGTTTGTCTGCAGTAAACATAGCTGCATGGAGGTCATTGTTAACTACAGAAGTGTTAAAAAACTATACTAAAATTAAACAAGTGCATATTTTTATAAGCCACAATGTTGCTGGACCAGATTCCCTGGACTAGAAACTTTTTCATCCATATTTTAAGTCAAAACTATTGCTTGTATGACTCCAAAATTTATAAGTGTAGATGCAGTGTACACGTACTTTCATTGACAGAAAACTggaaattttgatccttgttaATTGTGTTACGCATTTTACCTTTCTTCAGGGAGAAACTGACAGTGATGATGGTGCTGAATTGAGTTTTCATGACCTGGAGATGTCATCATCAGAAGAGGAGGAAGGGGAGGCAACAAAGACCACAAGACTATCAACAATCAGCAATTCAGTGGTTAAACTTATAATCATGTTCCTCATGTTTTGGAAAACAATGCACAACATTTCTGATTCAGCTATTTGTCTTTTATTTGCCTTTTCTAAAAAGGTGGTTGAACTTTTGGCTAAAATCTCTCAATCCAAAGCAATCAAGGACATTGCCAATTTATTACCGAATTCCCTATACATGATAAGGAACTATTTGGGTATAAAGAGAGAAgactttcaaaaatacattGTCTGTCCAAGATGTTCGGCTATCTACAAACCCGAGGATTGTGTGCAGACTCTGGCCAacggaaggaaaaaaggaaaacgttgCAGTTTTGTGGAATTTCCAGATCACCTTAGGAGAACCCAGCGAAAGCCTTGTGGGACTTCTCTGTTCAAGGCTGTCAGATCTAAGAATGGGGACCTGATCTTGAAAGCCAAAAGAGTGTTCTGCTATCGCTCTGTAAAGAAGACACTTGAAGAGTTTTTAAAACGACCTGGTTTTGGAGAGAAGTGTGAAGAGTTTAAGAAGGAGCCTCGAGATCCTGAACTTCTAGGAGATATTTATGATGGAAGGATCTGGAAGAATTTTAAGAATGCAGAGGGAGAACCATTTTTTGATTCCCCCAACACTTTTGGATGTATGTTGAACCTTGACTGGTTTCAACCATTCAAAGATTCCATTTACAGTGTGGGAGTCCTTTACCTGAGTTTTCTTAACTTGCCTCCTCAAGAAAGGAACAAAGAGGAAAACATTGCTATTGTTGGCATTATTCCAGGTCCTCAGGAGCCCAGCCGGGATGTTAATTCATTTTTGGACCCTCTTGTTGATGAATTATTGGACTTCTGGGATGGTGTTTGGATAAATACCCCCTCTACTGGACCCAAGTTTTGTCGGCTTGCTCTAGTCTGTGCAACATGTGACATACCTGCATCTCGTAAACTATGTGGCTTTTTAAGCTTCAGTGCCAAAATGGGTTGCAACAAGTGTAAAAAAGAGTTCCCAAGGCCAGCATTTGGAGCAAAACAGGATTTCTCTGGCTTTAATCGGAGCAGTTGGACATTACGCACTGATGCTGAACACAGGGAGCAAGCATGGACAATCAAGAACACAGCATCCTCAAAAAAAGGCCGAGACGACAAAGAAAGCAACTATGGTGTGAGGTTTTCTTCCTTAATTCACCTTCCTTATTTTGACTTTATCTCATTTGTGGTGATTGATCCCATGCACAATTTGATGTTAGGAACCACCAAGAAAATGCTTAAAATTTGGAAAGAAGAAAACTTGCTCAGTGAAAAGGAATTTAGCCACCTTCAAAGCAGGATCAATAAGTTAAAGGTACCATCCAGTATCGGTCGAATTCCGTCTAAAATAGCATCAAACTTTAAAGGTTTCACTGCTGATCAATTCAAAAATTGGGCTGTGGTGTTTTCAACCTTTGCATTAAAAGATATCCTCCCAGAGAGACATCTACAGTGTTGGAAGCTGTTTGTCAAAGCTTGTAGAATATTGTGCTCCACGGTGATACCAACATCCCAAGTCAAACTTGCTGATGAGCTGCTTGTCAAGTTTTGTCAAACTGTTGAGAATTTATATGGCCCATCTGTCATCACACCAAACATGCATCTTCACTGTCATTTGTGTGAATGTGTTCTTGATTATGGTCCTGTATATGGCTTCTGGTGTTTTTCATTTGAGCGCTATAATGGAATCTTAGGATCTTTGCATGTCAACAACCGTCAAATAGAGGTACAGTTGATGAGGAAATTTCTTGAACGACATCAGCTTGGAAGCATTTCATGGCCAGGAGATTTTAGTGGATTTAGAGAGATGCTATCGGCAACTGACAAAGGATCTCTGGCATTAACAAAGAAGAGTAATCTTTCTCCAGCTGAATATAAAGAGTGTGCTAGGCTTAAAGGCTTCACTGGAGTTAATCTCTTTCATTTATCATTTGTGGACAAACACTTTATCCAGGCTCTCCCTCCTTACAAAGAGGTTTACATGGCTGATGATGAGGTTGATACCTTGACACAAATGTACAGCTTTATACACAAGGAAGACAGTATTGTTTATGTTCCAAAGTTTACACGTCAGTTTTCCCAGTTGAAGTTGTATGACCAGAAGTTAGACTCAAGGTACTCAAGAAGTGAAAGGTCAGCCTGCATTCTTGCCCGATGGTATGGTGCAAACGGTCTGGACACAAATTCAAAGGATTTAAGACCAGGTGAGCTTTGCAAATTAAAGCTTTACATTACagcatacatgtagatgtttGTTATACAGTATGTACTGTAATATTGTTTAAGCAAGTTCTGACCAACCATGTGGGTCAGCACTGTTTGGGCAATACATGATCATTGTGCCTTCTaatttagcttgaaaacattggTTCTCAGGCAGTAGTTACATTCCTTTAATAAAATCCAAGAAAATAGCTGAAATTGGCATGCAAAAAATTTTACAGTTTCAGTCAGGCTCATTGTCTTTAACAGCAAAATTAACATTGTGGCTCTTAAATGACCAATCAAATATTTGAAGGGAAGAGAAACTTGGTAAAATTCTGAACTGGTCGGAGACAGACCAGCATTACAGATTTGAAGGGACCAGGACAAATTCAAGCAAAACAGTAGAATTCTATAGTGTGTTACTGCTGATCATGATTACAATGAGTTACTAGACTGTTTAGAAATAGTCTGTTAATAGACCCTGGTGTGTTACAGTCAATCTATTTCTGCTCATATAAACACTTTGGCCTGCCTAAGCAAGACAATTCTCCGCATGGTGTGTCAGGAACTGTCTATATTTAGGATTTAAAGAAGTGAAAATTAACTCTGCAAAACCCACTTTGATCGAATTACTGAGGAATACTCACACAAAGAAGTATATTTgcacatttttattattcaaaaaGTGTTATGAAGAATGTTAAATCATGTGGGGTCAACTTTGACTCAGGCTGCGGAGACAATGTTTTCACAATTATAATTGCTCCATAAAGTTGACTCATGGAGAGTGTTGTCTCAGGCACCCAAGACCTTACAGAATATGGACTGGTTACCTGAAGACTAATatggttttttgttgttgtttttattgtagGAGTTATACAGTACTTCTTCCAGCATACTGTCACCGTTCAATCCCCAACTGGTGGAACTGTAGACCTCCCATACACTCTTGCTTGTATTCACTGGTACAAAGTCCACCCAAATGCAAGGTTCTATTTTGGGTTACCAATTCAAGTATGCCTTCCATCATTTGAGATCGAATCAGTTGGAGCATTCATGCCAGTGTCAAGGATAGACAGTGTTTGTGTTGTAGCCAACTTGCGTTATAACCTTAAAACTCCTAATGGTAAAGAGAGAGTCACTGTTGCTGTTCCACTTGATGTCAAATTGCATGTGTGAAGAACTCACAGTACCATATCAAACTTTGATAAAGAACCTTAAacttgttcctttttttaaaaccaaCCCATGTACAGTAGTAACATTTACATCATAAGTTAAAGAGAataactgattgattgattgattactGTGGTCAAACCAGTCAGAGGTCTTGTGGAGTTATGTTAAGCCTTATTGACTTACCATTGGCAGCAATAAGTGTGGATCAAGTCATGGGGAAAATTCAgtaatgtttgtttttcataTTAAATTGTTCTatagtattttctttttcttcatacaTGTTTACTCAAGCTCTGATCAGTCTTTAGTGTTAACTTACAATGTATATGTAGTTGTTAAACTGCAAACATTGCACTGAAAATGAAGCTGAAATTGATATCATAATGACAGTCATGTCTCACAGACAACTCTGCTGCATGTGTTGTATGTGGAACTAAGCTGTATATGTAAGTGTAATGATTAAAGAGGGATGTTCAATTTTTTGCTTTAGTATATTTTCCAGCTCTAAGAATAAAATGCCTTGGAACCTTTGAGTCTAAATGCAAGACATGGTTCAGTTAATAGTACTTGTATATCCTGATGTTAGAAGTTTGTAGAATTTTTTGTTGGATTTTTTAATGGCAGTGCAAAATTTTTATCATAGTGTTAGTATTATGTGAATGTTACTATTGTTTGGtactctttgaggagaaatacAGAAAAATTACATGCTTTTTAAAAGGTCAACATTAGGGATCTGTTGATGTAAGCAAAGCATAAAAGTATACAGGTTATTTTCTCATAATTATTATGCTACAACACTATGGTATTTTACAGTAGAACTGATTCATTTAATACAAATATCTTCTGTTCTTTTTCTGGTGAATCTTGAGATTTTTGATTTGGTGTTGTGACCGCATacaaatgcaaaataaattgtGTCAACATTGTAGAGcgattttcagttgagtgtggaaagtaattagACAATTACTTTGGTTCACTATGGCTTGAGATTGGCTGAGTAGTCTAATTTGTAATTAAttggtttgtttttggttttacgaaactgaattgaaaaccactctaaaatgaaattcactTATGTGGTGATAGTCGCGCCACCACCTAGGCCGATGAGATATAAGGAATGTCCATTGCTGCTTTTTTAGCACTAAATTTAAACAACGGTTTCATATTCAGTAGCCAGGCTGGTATTCGAAAAGAGCCCTGCGATAAGTAGATCGCAAATACGAGAATATAAAATAGTCGGAAGGAGAGTAAATATGCGTTTGAGTGTAAACACCTGTCGGAAATAGAACTATGCATAACGTGAGTCGAAAGTTAGAGCTATATTGAAGATTGGTATTAATTTTAAGTCGTATGCCTCCACATAAAATTCTGAACAGAATACACTCGATGGCACTGATTAACAAAATGATGTAAGTTAAGTATAGATCTTCGCGCCTTGTTGACTTGAACATTctgaaacaacaaacaaaacgcacgtgctcgtccgaaattttagttttcaagtAAAAACAAACGAGCTCCGTGAATTATAATTAGTTTGGCTGATTAAACTAAGGCCCCGTCAAAGccaagacgattgtaaacgcaaacgtTAGTAAACGCAAACTTTTTATGCGCTTGGGCCTTCCGcccacacgaagacgatgaaaACACTCACCGCAAACGCATAAATTCGAAAACGCActccaaagtggataaatttgaaaacgctacgtaaacgatgatcgtcttcgtgtggagacggagataaaaatatgcgtttACTATCGTTtacgtttacaatcgtcttcgtgtcGACGTAGCCTAAAACCGTGTGCCCTTAAGTATCAGGAACATGGCACTCTCTGACACGTCACATTCTGATCTCGGACACGCTGAGTGTCGAGCAATTTCGCGAAATTGCTTATTTCACGCATCTTATTGATACCTTTGCGCAGTGCGTAAA
Above is a window of Montipora capricornis isolate CH-2021 chromosome 6, ASM3666992v2, whole genome shotgun sequence DNA encoding:
- the LOC138052290 gene encoding uncharacterized protein isoform X2, translated to MNGQKPSAKFRMLKGETDSDDGAELSFHDLEMSSSEEEEGEATKTTRLSTISNSVVKLIIMFLMFWKTMHNISDSAICLLFAFSKKVVELLAKISQSKAIKDIANLLPNSLYMIRNYLGIKREDFQKYIVCPRCSAIYKPEDCVQTLANGRKKGKRCSFVEFPDHLRRTQRKPCGTSLFKAVRSKNGDLILKAKRVFCYRSVKKTLEEFLKRPGFGEKCEEFKKEPRDPELLGDIYDGRIWKNFKNAEGEPFFDSPNTFGCMLNLDWFQPFKDSIYSVGVLYLSFLNLPPQERNKEENIAIVGIIPGPQEPSRDVNSFLDPLVDELLDFWDGVWINTPSTGPKFCRLALVCATCDIPASRKLCGFLSFSAKMGCNKCKKEFPRPAFGAKQDFSGFNRSSWTLRTDAEHREQAWTIKNTASSKKGRDDKESNYGVRFSSLIHLPYFDFISFVVIDPMHNLMLGTTKKMLKIWKEENLLSEKEFSHLQSRINKLKVPSSIGRIPSKIASNFKGFTADQFKNWAVVFSTFALKDILPERHLQCWKLFVKACRILCSTVIPTSQVKLADELLVKFCQTVENLYGPSVITPNMHLHCHLCECVLDYGPVYGFWCFSFERYNGILGSLHVNNRQIEVQLMRKFLERHQLGSISWPGDFSGFREMLSATDKGSLALTKKSNLSPAEYKECARLKGFTGVNLFHLSFVDKHFIQALPPYKEVYMADDEVDTLTQMYSFIHKEDSIVYVPKFTRQFSQLKLYDQKLDSRYSRSERSACILARWYGANGLDTNSKDLRPGVIQYFFQHTVTVQSPTGGTVDLPYTLACIHWYKVHPNARFYFGLPIQVCLPSFEIESVGAFMPVSRIDSVCVVANLRYNLKTPNGKERVTVAVPLDVKLHV
- the LOC138052290 gene encoding uncharacterized protein isoform X1, with amino-acid sequence MDCSDRFSREDTGVKKRKRFCEHCERFVSTRTYNRHKRMKTSHVQGQDKLGGSYSFHSDSSDLEFDFSDNERTEAFSEIQDAQVDACDSPCYSGEDVSGGELSNAESSDSFEGQHGETDSDDGAELSFHDLEMSSSEEEEGEATKTTRLSTISNSVVKLIIMFLMFWKTMHNISDSAICLLFAFSKKVVELLAKISQSKAIKDIANLLPNSLYMIRNYLGIKREDFQKYIVCPRCSAIYKPEDCVQTLANGRKKGKRCSFVEFPDHLRRTQRKPCGTSLFKAVRSKNGDLILKAKRVFCYRSVKKTLEEFLKRPGFGEKCEEFKKEPRDPELLGDIYDGRIWKNFKNAEGEPFFDSPNTFGCMLNLDWFQPFKDSIYSVGVLYLSFLNLPPQERNKEENIAIVGIIPGPQEPSRDVNSFLDPLVDELLDFWDGVWINTPSTGPKFCRLALVCATCDIPASRKLCGFLSFSAKMGCNKCKKEFPRPAFGAKQDFSGFNRSSWTLRTDAEHREQAWTIKNTASSKKGRDDKESNYGVRFSSLIHLPYFDFISFVVIDPMHNLMLGTTKKMLKIWKEENLLSEKEFSHLQSRINKLKVPSSIGRIPSKIASNFKGFTADQFKNWAVVFSTFALKDILPERHLQCWKLFVKACRILCSTVIPTSQVKLADELLVKFCQTVENLYGPSVITPNMHLHCHLCECVLDYGPVYGFWCFSFERYNGILGSLHVNNRQIEVQLMRKFLERHQLGSISWPGDFSGFREMLSATDKGSLALTKKSNLSPAEYKECARLKGFTGVNLFHLSFVDKHFIQALPPYKEVYMADDEVDTLTQMYSFIHKEDSIVYVPKFTRQFSQLKLYDQKLDSRYSRSERSACILARWYGANGLDTNSKDLRPGVIQYFFQHTVTVQSPTGGTVDLPYTLACIHWYKVHPNARFYFGLPIQVCLPSFEIESVGAFMPVSRIDSVCVVANLRYNLKTPNGKERVTVAVPLDVKLHV